The Streptomyces cyaneogriseus subsp. noncyanogenus region TGGCCTCGGCGCCCGCCGGGTCCACCTTCCAGGAGATGGACGTCGTCCGCTATCTGCGCGCCGTCCAGGACCGCATCGGCAACGGCGTCCGGCTGGCGCTGTCCGAGGCCGGGTACGAGACCGGCGAGTTCGTGCAGAAGATCGTGAACATCAGCAACGGCGCCGTGCACATCGGCCGCGTCGAGGGTTCCACCTTCGCCGTCGGCGACCACGCCAGCGCCAGCTCCTCCACCGGCGGCCCGGGGCCGCAGAAGGGACCCTCCAGCGATGGCAAGCGATGAGCCCACCGTCCGCATCGGCGACGTCTCGCAGAGCACCTTCGCCATCGGCAGCCACGCGCGCGCCGAGAGCCACCACGGCGCCCCGGCCCCGCGGGACGAGGCCGCCGAGGAACTGCTGAGCGCCGTACGCGAACTGCGCGCCGACCTGTCCCGGGTCCGGCCCGGCGAGGAGACGGCCCGGCTGGACGAGGCGCTGGCGGAGACCGAGGAGGAGATCACCCGCACCGGAACGGCCGGCGCCGGCCGCCTCCAGCGGCTGCGGGAGGTGCTGACGGACACCGAGACCGTCCTGACGCTGTTCGCCTCGGCGGGCGCCGTGGCCGGGCTGCTGGGGATGTGAACCTCCCGGGCAGGCCGCCGGGGAAGCCGTCAGGACGAGCGCCGGGAGAGCGCGCAGGGGAGAGAGGGACGTGATGGGCGGGGGACAGCGGTACTGGAACGAGGAGACCCAGCGCTGGGAGGACGGCACGGCGGGGGCTCCCCCCGCCACCCCGCCGCCCCCGCCGCGCCCGGCCTTCTCACCGCCGGCGCCCCCGGGCCCGGACGGCGGCCCGGCCCCGGATGCCGGCCGCCCGGACGGCGACACCGGCGCCTGGTCCCGGCCCGAGCCGCCGCACACCGCCCCCTGGCCGCCCGCCGAGGGCGCGGCGCCCGCGCCGGCGGCCGGCACCCGCGGGCCCAGCCGCCGGGTGGTGTGGGCGGTGCTGTCCGGGGCCGCCGTGGCCGGTGTCGCCGCGGCCCTGGCGCTCACCCTGGTGATCGGCGGCGACGGGGACGGCGGCGGCACCGACGGCGGGACCACCCCCACCGGCGCCTCGACGGCCCCCACCGGCGAGCCCTCGGAGCAGGCCACGGACAGCTCCGGACCGTCCCCCGACGAGACGGCGGACCCGTCCGGCACCTCCGCCGCGCCGCCCGCCGGATACGAGGTGTACTCCGACCCCGAGGGCTTCACCGTCGCCCGCCCCGCCGGCTGGATCCGTGAGGCGGTCGCCTCCCAGCACGGCATCGACGTCGTCACCTACCGCAGCTCCGACGGCGAGCGCCGCCTGCAGCTCTTCGAGGTGGCGGAGGCGTCGCCCGAGGAGTCCTTCGAGCTCTTCCTCTCCGAGGACACCCCCAAGGCGGAGGGTTTCGAGGAGCTCTCCCTGGAGAACCTCGACGACGGCGATTTCACCGGCACCCGCCTGGAGTACCTCGCCGCGTCGCTCAAGGGCGGGCCCGACATCGGCCCCTGGCACGTCGTCGACCTCCGCTTCCAGGCGGCCGACGGCAAGCTGTACGCGATCGCCGCGTACGGCCCCGACGCGGACGGCCGGGAGGACGAACGGGAGCTGGTGGAGACGGCTCTCGGCCACTTCTGCCCGCCGTACACCGAGTGCGGGACGGACGCCGGGCTGTTCTGAGTCCCCGCCCGCCTTCCGCGCCCCGCGCTATGTCCGGCTCTGTCCTGCCTGGTCCGTGACGCAGCACACTTTCGGCCATGAATTCCGCATGCCCGCGAGGGCCGGGGGCAGGGGCTCCCGGTCCCTGTGAGTGACACCTGTGTGACACAGGGGCGCCGAACAGGAACGGAAGGCAAAACCGGATCATGGCGGACACGACGCACCATCGGGCAGGCACGGCACGCACGACCATCCACGCCGGAGGGGAGTGGCTGCACGCCGCCTCCGGCGCCACACGGGAGATCGTCGATCCCGCGGACGCCCTGCCGTTCGCCGTGGTCGCCGAGGGCGACGAGAAGGACGCCGACCTGGCGGTCGACGCCGCCCGGCGCGCCTTCGACGAGGGCGCCTGGCCGCGCACCCCGGTCGCCGAACGCGCCGCCCTGCTGCGCCGCGTCGCGGACCTGCTGGTGCGCGACCGCGACGAGCTGGGCCTGCTGGAGAGCCGGGACGCGGGCAAGACCGTCGAGGAGGGCCGCGTCGACGTCGACTGCGTCGCCGACGCCTTCCGCTACTTCGCCGACCTGGTGGCCGCCGAGGCGCCCGGCCGGGTCGTCGACGCCGGGTCACCGGACGTCCACAGTGTCGTCGTGCACGAGCCGGTCGGGGTCTGCGCGATGATCACTCCCTGGAACTACCCCCTGCTCCAGGCCAGTTGGAAGATCGCCCCGGCGCTCGCGGCCGGCAACACCTTCGTGATCAAGCCGAGCGAGATCACCCCGCTGACCACGGTCGCCCTCGTCGAACTCCTCGTCGAGGCGGGTCTGCCGCCCGGCGTCGCCAACATCGTCACCGGCCCCGGCCACACCGTGGGCGCCCGGCTCGCCGAGCACCCCGGGGTCGACCTGGTCTCCTTCACCGGCGGCCTGTCCAGCGGCGTGAAGGTGGCGCAGGCCGCCGCCGCGACCGTGAAGAAGGTCGCACTCGAACTGGGCGGCAAGAACCCCAACGTCGTCTTCGCCGACGCCTGCGCGACCGACGAGGGCTTCGACACCGCCGTCGACCAGGCCCTCAACGCCGCGTTCATCCACAGCGGCCAGGTCTGCTCCGCGGGCGCCCGCCTGATCGTGGAGGAGCCGCTGCGCGAGCGGTTCGTCGAGGAACTCGCCCGCCGGGCGCGGAGGATCCGCCTGGGCCGCGGTACCGAGGACGGCGTCGAGTGCGGGCCGCTCGTCTCCGCGCAGCAGCGCGCGAAGGTCGAGGCGTACGTCGACTCGGCCCTCAGGGAGGGCGCGGTGCTGCGCTGCGGCGGCCGGCGCCCCGAGCCGTCGCCGCAGCGGCCGGAGAGCGGCTACTTCTACGAGCCGACCGTCCTCGACGGCTGCCACCGCGGGATGCGGGTGGTGCGCGAGGAGGTCTTCGGGCCGGTCCTCACCGTCGAGACCTTCCGCACGGAGGACGAGGCCGTCGCCCTCGCCAACGACACCGAATACGGCCTGGCGGGCGCCGTCTGGACCGCCGACGCGGGCCGCGCCCGGCGGGTGGCCGGACGGCTGCGCCACGGCACCGTCTGGATCAACGACTTCCACCCCTACCTCCCGCAGGCGGAGTGGGGCGGCTTCGGCAGGAGCGGCACCGGCCGCGAACTCGGACCGGCCGGACTGGCCGAGTACCGCGAGACCAAGCACGTCTACCAGAACCTCGCGCCCAGGCCGGTGCGCTGGTTCGCGGGCTGACCCGCCGCACACCCGCGTCCCCCCGCCGGGTGCCCGCCCGCGCGGGCACCCGCTCCCCGCGTCGGCCGCACCGGCCGTACGCACCGGCCCCGCGCACGCCCCGACTTCCCCGACCGATGTCCCCGCATCCACGCCCAGGAGTGAGCACCCCCATGCCCGAGACCACCCACGACTACGACTACGTCGTCATCGGCGGCGGCACGGCAGGCTCCGTCATCGCCTCCCGCCTCACCGAGAACCCCGATGTCACCGTCGCCGTCATCGAGGGCGGCCCCAGCGACGTCGGCCGCGACGACGTGCTGACGCTGCGCCGCTGGATGGGTCTGCTCGGCGGCGAACTCGACTACGACTACCCCACCACCGAGCAGCCACGCGGCAACTCGCACATCCGGCACAGCCGGGCCCGGGTGCTGGGCGGCTGCTCCTCCCACAACACGCTGATCGCGTTCAAGCCGCTGCCGTCCGACTGGGACGAGTGGGAGCGGGCCGGCGCCAAGGGCTGGGGCGCGGTGCAGATGGAGGCGTACTACGCCCGGCTGCTGAACAACATCGTCCCGGTCGACGAGAAGGACCGGAACGCCATCGCCCGTGACTTCGTCGACGCCGCGCAGGCCGCGCTCGGCGTGCCGCGCGTCGAGGGGTTCAACAGGAAGCCGTTCACCGAGGGCGTCGGCTTCTTCGACCTCGCCTACCACCCGGAGGACAACAAGCGCTCCTCGGCGTCGGTGGCCTATCTGCACCCGGTGATGGACGAGCGGCCCAACCTGACGATCTGGCTGGAGACCTGGGCGTACAAGCTCCACCTGAACGGCACCCGCGCCGAAGGCGTGCACGTGCGCACCAAGGACGGCGAGGAGGTCCTGGTCCGCGCCCGCAACGAGGTCGTGCTGTGCGCGGGCGCCGTGGACTCGCCCCGGCTGCTGCTGCACTCGGGCATCGGCCCCGCGGCCGACCTGGAGAAGCTCGGCATACCCGTCGTCCACGACCTGCCCGGCGTCGGCGAGAACCTGCTCGACCACCCCGAGTCGGTCATCGTCTGGGAGACCCACGGCCCCATCCCGGAGAACTCCGCGATGGACTCCGACGCCGGCCTGTTCGTGCGCCGCGACCCGGCGCACGCGGGACCCGACCTGATGTTCCACTTCTACCAGATCCCGTTCACGGACAATCCGGAGCGGCTGGGCTACGAGCGGCCCGAGTACGGCGTCTCGATGACCCCGAACATCCCCAAGCCCAGGAGCCGCGGCCGTCTCTACCTGACCAGCGCCGACCCGTCCGTCAAGCCCGCCCTGGACTTCCGCTACTTCACCGACCCCGACGACTACGACGGCCGCACCCTCGTCGACGGCATCCGCATCGCCCGCGAGATCGCGAAGACCGAGCCGCTGGCGGGCTGGCTCAAGCGCGAGGTGTGCCCCGGCCCCGAGATCGTGGGCGAGGCCGAGCTGAGCGAGTACGCCCGCAAGGCCGCGCACACCGTGTACCACCCGGCGGGCACCTGCCGGATGGGCGCCGAGGCCGACGAGCTGGCCGTCGTCGACCCCGAGCTGAGGATCCGCGGCCTGGAGGGCATCCGGGTCGCCGACGCCTCCGTCTTCCCGACGATGCCCGCGGTCAACCCGATGATCGGCGTCCTCATGGTCGGGGAGCGGGCCGTCGACCTGATCGGCGGTGATGCCCGGTGAGTACCGCCACCGCCTCCGCCCCGGCGGCCGGAAAGGCCCCGGACACCGCTCCGGTCTTCTCCGTGGACGGCCTGTGGAAGGTCTTCGGACCCAAGGCCCACCGCGTCCCCGCCGACCCGGAACTGGCCGCGCTCTCCCCGGCCGAGCTGCGGGCCCGCACCGGCTGCACGGCCGCCGTCCGGGACGTCGGCTTCGAGGTGCGCAAGGGCGAGGTCTTCGTCGTCATGGGACTGTCCGGCTCCGGCAAGTCCACCCTCGTGCGCTGCCTGACCCGGCTGATCGAGCCGACGGCCGGGACCATCGCCATCGACGGCGAGGACGTCCGCGCGATGGACAAGGCGCGCCTGCGCGACCTGCGCCGCCACCGCGCCGCGATGGTCTTCCAGCACTTCGGGCTGCTCCCGCACCGCACGGTCCTCGACAACGTGGCCTACGGCCTGGAGATCCAGGGCGTAGGCCGGGCGGAGCGCCGCGCCCGGGCGGCCGAGGTCGTCGCCAAGGTCGGCCTGGCGGGACTGGAGCGGCGCAGACCCGGCCAGCTCTCGGGCGGTCAGCGCCAGCGCGTCGGCCTGGCCCGGGCGCTCGCGGTCGATCCGGAAGTCCTGCTCTTCGACGAGCCGTTCAGCGCGCTGGACCCGCTGATCCGCCGCGACATGCAGGAGGAGGTGGTGCGGCTGCACCGCGAGGAGGGCCGCACGATGGTCTTCATCACCCACGACCTCCAGGAGGCCCTCAAGCTCGG contains the following coding sequences:
- a CDS encoding aldehyde dehydrogenase family protein; the encoded protein is MADTTHHRAGTARTTIHAGGEWLHAASGATREIVDPADALPFAVVAEGDEKDADLAVDAARRAFDEGAWPRTPVAERAALLRRVADLLVRDRDELGLLESRDAGKTVEEGRVDVDCVADAFRYFADLVAAEAPGRVVDAGSPDVHSVVVHEPVGVCAMITPWNYPLLQASWKIAPALAAGNTFVIKPSEITPLTTVALVELLVEAGLPPGVANIVTGPGHTVGARLAEHPGVDLVSFTGGLSSGVKVAQAAAATVKKVALELGGKNPNVVFADACATDEGFDTAVDQALNAAFIHSGQVCSAGARLIVEEPLRERFVEELARRARRIRLGRGTEDGVECGPLVSAQQRAKVEAYVDSALREGAVLRCGGRRPEPSPQRPESGYFYEPTVLDGCHRGMRVVREEVFGPVLTVETFRTEDEAVALANDTEYGLAGAVWTADAGRARRVAGRLRHGTVWINDFHPYLPQAEWGGFGRSGTGRELGPAGLAEYRETKHVYQNLAPRPVRWFAG
- a CDS encoding GMC family oxidoreductase encodes the protein MPETTHDYDYVVIGGGTAGSVIASRLTENPDVTVAVIEGGPSDVGRDDVLTLRRWMGLLGGELDYDYPTTEQPRGNSHIRHSRARVLGGCSSHNTLIAFKPLPSDWDEWERAGAKGWGAVQMEAYYARLLNNIVPVDEKDRNAIARDFVDAAQAALGVPRVEGFNRKPFTEGVGFFDLAYHPEDNKRSSASVAYLHPVMDERPNLTIWLETWAYKLHLNGTRAEGVHVRTKDGEEVLVRARNEVVLCAGAVDSPRLLLHSGIGPAADLEKLGIPVVHDLPGVGENLLDHPESVIVWETHGPIPENSAMDSDAGLFVRRDPAHAGPDLMFHFYQIPFTDNPERLGYERPEYGVSMTPNIPKPRSRGRLYLTSADPSVKPALDFRYFTDPDDYDGRTLVDGIRIAREIAKTEPLAGWLKREVCPGPEIVGEAELSEYARKAAHTVYHPAGTCRMGAEADELAVVDPELRIRGLEGIRVADASVFPTMPAVNPMIGVLMVGERAVDLIGGDAR
- a CDS encoding quaternary amine ABC transporter ATP-binding protein, translated to MSTATASAPAAGKAPDTAPVFSVDGLWKVFGPKAHRVPADPELAALSPAELRARTGCTAAVRDVGFEVRKGEVFVVMGLSGSGKSTLVRCLTRLIEPTAGTIAIDGEDVRAMDKARLRDLRRHRAAMVFQHFGLLPHRTVLDNVAYGLEIQGVGRAERRARAAEVVAKVGLAGLERRRPGQLSGGQRQRVGLARALAVDPEVLLFDEPFSALDPLIRRDMQEEVVRLHREEGRTMVFITHDLQEALKLGDRIALMRDGRVVQLGTPEEIVGSPVDDYVRSFVQDVPREQVMTVRTAMRPATAEEAGHGPALRPGATVAEAIEAVARAGVPARVVDAGRCLGVVDADALLGVVAGTGLPSAAGAPATGGADAPEGGPAGAGTERPREAV